In the Rhinoderma darwinii isolate aRhiDar2 chromosome 13, aRhiDar2.hap1, whole genome shotgun sequence genome, one interval contains:
- the TCF15 gene encoding transcription factor 15 encodes MAFTMLRSMPAHVIYPDVCMMSEDEENRSESDASDQSYGCYETSAKRRKVPRKPGQVVVVKQRQAANARERDRTQSVNTAFTALRTLIPTEPVDRKLSKIETLRLASSYISHLANVLLLGEGCEDGQPCFSTVYRTRDEAEGKLPRSICTFCLSNQRKGAPRREHPGNCLKVRGLNTLRMPQR; translated from the exons ATGGCTTTTACCATGCTGCGATCCATGCCCGCCCACGTGATTTATCCGGATGTTTGTATGATGTCTGAGGACGAGGAGAACAGGAGCGAGAGCGACGCTTCAGATCAATCCTACGGCTGCTACGAAACTTCGGCAAAGCGGAGAAAGGTTCCCAGGAAGCCCGGACAGGTGGTGGTGGTGAAGCAGAGGCAAGCGGCCAACGCTCGGGAAAGAGACCGGACACAAAGTGTTAACACCGCCTTTACCGCCCTGCGCACGCTGATCCCCACTGAGCCGGTAGATCGAAAACTCTCCAAAATCGAGACTCTGCGATTAGCCTCCAGTTATATCTCCCACTTGGCCAATGTCCTGCTACTAGGGGAAGGCTGCGAGGACGGACAGCCGTGCTTCAGTACCGTCTACAGGACCAGGGATGAAGCCGAGGGGAAACTGCCGCGCAGCATCTGCACCTTCTGCCTCAGCAACCAAAGAAAGGGG GCCCCAAGAAGAGAACACCCCGGAAACTGCCTAAAAGTGCGAGGACTGAACACGTTACGTATGCCCCAAAGATGA